From the genome of Mustelus asterias chromosome 7, sMusAst1.hap1.1, whole genome shotgun sequence, one region includes:
- the LOC144495561 gene encoding melanocortin receptor 5-like codes for MAALNISLGTDATITPRTDATVSPWLLNGTVSGINGSSQVNGSAVKECSQIQIPTEVYLILAGVSLLENLLVIIAVIRNRNLHSPMYFFICSLAVSDILLSLTKAWEAITISVTSGKEHLFTQALLNRLDDVFDSLLCISFTASIFNLAAITTDRYITIFHALRYHNIMTGRRVAVIIAAIWVFCTFTGIFMISFAKYDAIVSFFFILFFITLVLIVSLYIFMFLLAQMHARRIRSLPGHALHRRTNFKGALTLTILLGIFVACWAPFSLHLALYLFCPSNPYCACFISLFQVDLIFIMCHSIIDPLIYAFRSPELCNTFKKMLCCLKRQGYLRSSVTCSYH; via the coding sequence ATGGCAGCACTTAACATCTCACTGGGCACGGATGCCACCATCACCCCACGCACTGACGCCACTGTCTCTCCTTGGCTGCTGAACGGAACAGTGTCTGGAATAAATGGCAGCAGCCAGGTGAATGGGAGTGCCGTGAAAGAGTGTTCCCAAATCCAAATTCCCACAGAGGTGTACCTCATTCTGGCGGGGGTTAGCCTGCTGGAAAACCTACTGGTGATCATCGCGgtgatcaggaacaggaacctTCACTCCCCGATGTACTTCTTCATCTGCAGCCTCGCCGTGTCGGACATTCTCCTAAGTTTGACCAAAGCCTGGGAAGCAATTACCATATCGGTAACATCTGGCAAGGAACATCTGTTCACTCAGGCCTTGTTAAATAGGCTGGATGATGTATTTGACTCATTACTGTGCATTTCTTTCACAGCGTCCATTTTCAATTTAGCTGCCATCACGACCGACAGGTACATCACTATCTTCCACGCTCTGCGCTACCACAACATCATGACAGGAAGGAGAGTCGCGGTTATCATTGCAGCAATATGGGTCTTTTGTACTTTTACCGGTATCTTCATGATCTCTTTCGCCAAGTATGACGCCATTGTTAGCTTCTTCTTCATATTGTTTTTCATTACGTTGGTTCTCATTGTGTCCCTCTATATATTCATGTTTCTCTTGGCTCAGATGCACGCCAGGCGGATTAGATCACTTCCGGGTCACGCCCTTCACCGACGGACTAATTTTAAAGGAGCTCTCACGCTAACTATCCTCCTGGGGATCTTTGTTGCTTGCTGGGCTCCATTTTCCCTGCACCTTGCTCTCTACTTATTCTGCCCTTCAAACCCCTATTGTGCATGTTTCATATCTCTCTTTCAGGTTGACCTCATCTTTATCATGTGCCACTCAATCATTGACCCTCTTATTTATGCATTCCGAAGCCCTGAGTTGTGCAACACTTTTAAGAAAATGTTGTGTTGCTTGAAAAGGCAGGGCTACTTGCGTAGCTCGGTCACATGTTCTTATCACTAG